The Cheilinus undulatus linkage group 17, ASM1832078v1, whole genome shotgun sequence genomic sequence GTACCAAGAAGTCCTGTACGagatttttacccatttgttgTGAGTGTTTGCTCcttctcctgctgctgtttgcatGTGTGAGTTTCTCAGGATTGCTCAgacatttacacacaaacagcacaaCCAATGAAGGAAATTAGTGCTTTTAAGTACCTATTGCAGGGAAATGAAAGCAGCGGTTCATGTGCACTATGGAGATCTGGTGTGGACAGACAGGTTTACTTTTACAAAAGGTTGATCCAACTTTCTCCCTTCTCTCTCATCATGTCTGCATTCAGCACACAGGTTACTTTCAGCATTTAGGAACTTGACATCCACCCAGCCTATTGTTGACATcttaaacagcattttaaatAGTGAAGATATCGTCTCTTCAGACACATTCTTAGTTGACTTACTCTAACACACCACGCAATGCAGGAGCAGCGAGTGTCACATGAAAACCTAAACACTCAGACACATGCAAACTAAATGAataatgtgtatgtgtgtatgaaACTGTCGGAGCTCAAATGAGAAAATCCTTGATTGCAGCAGATTTGTTACTTGCAGACAGATATTTGCGAGGTTTTTTGTAACTTAATGAACAAAACTGTCAAGACCCATCAGCAGGCCTGAATAGGGGTGGGAACTATAGCCTCAGTTTCACATTTGTGATTGTAAGGTGATTGTAGTGCTTTTTATGGCAAGGAAATGTAAGGAAAAAGTGCatgtgacacaaaaacacagggtATTACTTTGGCTGGTAAGCCAAACTTATGTGCTTGGTGGATTTTTAATCTGCTTGCCAGTATGGCCGTGAATCAAAGTTAATTTCTTACCCTTAGCAAAGCAATGACATATGATGCATTTACAGCTCCTAGCATGACAAGAACCCAGTGACAATGGCACATGGACATCTGTAAATGCATGTGCTCTTAGATCAGTAAACCAAAAGGACTCACTGATGACAGCTGTTCTCTGTTGCCCCATTTCacattttaagggttaaaagattttaagagtttaaaatgatgctgattttggatatttataaaaaaaagaaagcagttCTAATAGATCTTATAAAGGGCTAACTCTCACATTTGCAGCTAGCAAGGCCTCTTTCTTGCTCTCAGTATGCATCagtctctttctgtttttttaaagctcttctCTTGCCATTGTTCCTTTTCCAAGAGCTATGCTTATATGTCAGTGACACATGCCTTTATGGAagtctgatgtctgcagccagacgaGTATTAGCAGCAGGTATTCTAAGGATGACTGTTCTGCATGGATATTACccgatgacagacatggagtctggcaattTCCCCTGCTTTGCAAGTTGATTTTACCCAGGAATGGCCACATATTACACAATTTTAAGCCTGACTTTAGGAAAGATTTGCCCCCACTGACGACTGGGGGCATGTCTGTGTCGAAGTTCCTCTAAAATGATACTTTTTTCAAATAATCTTCCAGTTTGTGGTGTCAGAaggattattttactgctccttATTGCCTCAAAGCCTCCTTGACCTCCAATaatatatcaaacatgtttgatatttctaAATCTAGCTCATAATTCCTCCAACAGTCATGCAACACAACTATATCTTCATCTCAGTCAGgatttcatcctcattctttgtcacattttttgatGCAACTTTGAAGTCTTACGAGACAGCCAAACAAGGATTTTAatctttctccatgttttttttttcttctgaagtcacgtttGTGGTTCTGTGAGATCTCTTGTGTGCAGTACTGTAAAATCTTACTACAGATGTGTGGTCTTAGGGTCAGACCTCATTGTCTATTGTGTGCATTTGGAGGATTATACGATGAAAAATTGCCTTACGTGAAACAAGAGGCGCTGCCGTTGTGTAGTGGTGGTTTTTCTAGAAGAGGACCTTCAACAAAAAACACTGCTGTGGCTACCGTTTAACAACAGATGCAGTCTTTGAATTTGGTAGTATCTAATAGCAAATTTCCTTGTAATGTGATATTTTGAGGCTCCCCCTACCCTAACTGATGACTTTGGCTGAAATGAAGATGTGACAAAATGCAACATTCTTAGTTGCTACATGTTTGAATAATGTGttaatattgtttttatctgcttaaagttttcattttggggattttaactCAGGTGGATAGAGGACGAAGCTGCCAACGGTGGATATGACGTAGCTATCACAAACGTAACAGACGGCATAGGTGTGCTGGGCATCGCTGGACCAAACTCTCGCACCGTTCTCCAGAAACTGACCGACGAAGACTTGAGCGACGCTGGATTCAAATTCCTACACTGCAAGTCCATCCAGCTGGCAGGCATTCCTGTCAGAGCTATCAGGATCTCATACACAGGTGTTTGCTTTCATAATTAtctaaaagtcaaattaaatcCTCTGTTTGATTATCTCAAAATGATGACACATGAAGACATTTGCATGTGACTGGAGGAAGATTTGTTGACTTGGACTGAGCAGTttccttgctttttttttcatggttctGGGGACACAAAGACACTGTAAGCTGATGGCATGTATTTGTGTTCAGGTGAGCTTGGCTGGGAGTTGTACATCGACCAGAATAACATGGCAGCTGTGTACCAGGCCATGATGGAGGCTGGAAAAGATGAAGGAATCGACAACTTCGGGACGTACGCCATGAACTCTCTCAGACTGGAAAAGGGCTTCAGAGGCTGGGGAGCCGAGGTGCACAGATTTACACATCTGCATTTAAAGTTATAGTTTAGGATTATAAGAGTTGTTCCCTGGTAAAGTTTCCTGCCAAGAGAGACAGCTTGATTGGAATCAGATAGATAAACCCCTCTTTTGTATCTGAGACTTACGACAACCCTCAGACATAAAATGTGATATCAAGTATTTTTATGACTTGACTTTGGACCGAGTCAGAATACCTGTTTTACCTCTTCTTCAGTCATTTTACCAAATTAAGCCAGGCAACTTTACCATCCTTAAGGTAATGACTGTAGCTTTGGTTACTTAAACTTTCTATCATTGCAGATGAACTGTGACACCAACCCTCTGGAGGCTGGACTGGATTATTTCATCAAACTGAACAAGGTAACCATCCAATTTGATCAAAATCAAACTGAATGCTTCTTGGCCATAAGTCTTATACTGTtagaaatgttgtttatttcccttttaaatggtgccatatttgtaaggagcatgcatttgcaggatgagcagcagagctgaaatgtgggttgcgcccatgcaAAATTTGCCATATCTTCTCTATCAATGCCAAACAGTTTATTCTGTTATTGACTCTTGTTCGGTGTTTGGTGgactggatgattgaagtctgaagaaacaagacatattggacACATAATTTCACAACTATTCAttcaacaaacaggagcctcagtaacGTGTgaaagaaccatacacagccacaacagcctggcacctcctcctcatgctggtcaccagcctggtcacacactgctgtgggatggcatcccattcttcaaccagcatttgttgcaagtcagccaacgtggttgtgttgatCACTCTGGCAGgaacagcatgcccaagctgattccacaagtgttcaatggagTTGGGGCCATTCCATcgtctccactcccaaattctggaggtagtctctgataaaccccactctgtgtGGGCGAGTTTACTCATCCTGAAGGAAAGAGTTTGGACCTGTCCtatggagatatgggattgccacctGTAGCAGATtctcatctcaatatctctctgcatttaGATTGAAGATCAGAGTCACCTGGGGGGGTaacagaagctcaaaacaagagtcaatagcaacagcagaataagttTGTCATAGGcaaagatttggcaaatttttttatgggtgcaacccacatactcagctctgctgctcatcccacaaatgcatctATCTCACAattgaaagggaaataaaaagacTTTCCAGCTGTATAAGATTTACTGCCAAAGAGCACTGTTGCAACAAAGAagtaatctaccaaacacagatCTCCTTACATTTTGTCCTATGTTTATATTAAAGAAGACTAGATAGTGTGTTTAAGAGATCTCGTGAGTCTGAAATCACCACTGTTTAATCGTTACTACAGaaagcaggtgtgtggtctcaagGGCTGGCCAAATTATCTTGTGCACTCATTCCCAAAATTTGGGTCCTAACCCACCTGTGGTTGACCAAAGAGCTTTCAGAGTTTCTTCCCTACAGCATTTATATATCTTTTACTGTATGTCTGCACTACACATTAAAGCCACATGAGGAGCTCCACTCTAGTAAACTCGCCCACTCCActataataaaacagaaaacaaggcTCTACAAGCCACTGGATTAAAGGAGAGCTAGGCATTTAAAACTggctaataaaaaagaaagaaacctaTTGTGTTAGGCCAAACAGCGACGGAAGGTCCTATGTTGCAGAGGAGAAGTGGCCCCTTCCAGGCTTGTAAAGCAGAAAGTGCAAGGTCAAGACCAAAGCAAGTCTGTCAGCCACCAGTTCAACTAACCAGCCGAGAACAGAATTGAAGGCAGGCTTGATAAGCAATACAACTATACCATGGGTTAGAAACTGTATTGAAGGggtcaaacacatttttcatgcaCAATTAGCCTAACTAATGAGATACACATGAGGCCAGTTTTGGACTGGGTCACAATGGCTTGCACCTCCTAAAAAGTGGGTCACcaggaaaaagtttgggaaacactgatcttGTGTTTACATTCAGAGgattataaagtaaaaaaaaatgcttgaaacCGTCCTTATATCTATGGTGTCTCATGTTTTACAGCTATCTaagattttcaaatcatttaGTGTGCATTAAAGGGACATGCAATAAAGAAAGTATCATGACCGAATACAAGAAAGGTCTGTCAGTGCACCATCACCATCAGTTTTTGAGCTCTCTCTTTACAGTTGACTTAACAAAGACAAAATCCTAAAAGcctactttttgtttttgtccagcCGGCTGATTTTATCGGCAAAGCTGCTCTTCAGGAGATCAAAGCTAAAGGCCTGAGGAGGAAGCTCTCTTACATCACACTGGATACAGACGACATCGACCCTGAGGGCAACGAGACGGTCTGGTATAACGGCAAGGTTAGTGAGTCTCACTGGAGGGATCACTTGTAGCATTACTTGGCTATTTTGTCcctgttttttcatgtttttggtaGATAATGTGCTTTTGGCTGTCAGCTGTTGGTAGaatgtagtttttaaactgGTAACCACATATTCTAAGTGCAGTCAGATTCTTTTGCCACTGTGGTTTTCTTTTCTTACCCTTTTACCACCCCTTTTCTTAACCCTGTGACTGCTTTCACTGTGGAGGAGTGGCTAGGAAATGACTAAgggtttaattattttttaacttttttgaacaAGCTGGTGGTAATTCACCCACACAGTAAGGGGGTGTAGCTGTGGCCCAAACTGTCCCCTTTCTTACTTAACCCTTTCCTGTTTTAACCCACCAGGTTGTTGGCAACACAACATCTGGAGCATACAGCTACAGCACTCAGCAGAGCCTGGCGTTCGCCTATCTGCCTCTGGACCTCTGCTCTGTGGGTCAGAAAGTCCAGGTGGAGCTGCTAAGTAGGAAATACAACGCCATGGTCATCCAGGAGCCGTTGGTCCTTACCGAGCCGACACGGACCCGGCTGCAGAAGAAAGCAAAGAGCAAGGCATAAGCATGGCCGATGAAGAACGATGTGATGAAATGaagtcttatttttttaaaacaacatgtGGTCCATGTACTGAACTGTTTGTGGCTTCACAACTTCCTCTTCCTGTCCTGTCTCTTAAGAAGaaggaagttaaaaaaaaaaaaagattcagtATGTGAGAGAGCTAAATGTGCcttatgtatgtttttcaacaaaagggaaATGATAAATTGATATTCTTGCACCATAGAGTCCACAGTGTTAAATGTGTAATTCGCTTACTGTATTTCTATGGGTAGATGTCAGTGTCGTATGCTTCAACAGCTGGGCATTATGTGTTAAAATAAGCTTAATTCTTGAAACAGAAAATCATATTTGTGTTGATTTGAACTGCATCAAAATAACAGTGCTGCATTTTACATAATGTTACCAAACGCATATCATCTGAGACAGAATGCAAACTTGTACAAAGATTGTTTTATAAATCTTTTTGTAttactaaaatgtaatgtcattGGTTTACATTAATATCTTGATAATTAAAGCAATGCACTCACTGCTTTGGGTTTGACTTTTTGCCTTTCTAATGTCCCCTATCTTATTCAAAACCTCTCTTTATGTCTTCACCATCCTGCAGGTCCAGTGATCCACTACATAGGGatgaataaaatagaaaaaaaaaaagtttaatccaGTATAACTCAAATATATTAAGCTAGAAGAGTTGTCTTGCCTATTATCAAAGAGAACTacataaaaaattacaaataaacaaGCCTCGAGTTTATAGAACAGATACAAGCAGATAATTAACTTTTGTTTGCCtgtgtattcatttattttgaccaattttgaactgaaatttaaaggcaGGAAAATCATTGACAACATGCTTTCTCTACAGACCCTAATTATTACTAATCTTTGAAAATGGTGAAGGATTTagtaaagaaacaaaataatataaaacttTTTCAATAAGGTCCTTTGAGAATTAGGCCTAGTTATTGACCAGCCATCGAATAGTCCAATATATTGGAGGTACaagcatttaaatgtgttttaatgttaaGAATATTAAgtacaaaaatgcattaaagatcatttttaaagactacaaataaatacacatgcaaatattttaaaaaaatctaaaaaaaaccaAGGCTTTTAAGATTTGCTTCTCATATTTCTAAAACATCAGTTAGATTTTTTGTAGCATtttcatataaaataaaaatgccagTTGTCCCTTAAATCCATTAATACAGTTTCTGTCtttataaatttacattttagaatttaaaaagccATGAATAAACATTGCATTCAGtggaatttgaatttttaatacTACATTATGATACCAATGGTGCCTTTTCAGgttgtatttaaaaatacaaaaactggaaaaaatgtacataactaatgaagtaataataatagttattattattattagtagcaatagtatcatcatcattattaggAGTAGTAATAATTTATAactttttcccatatttttcataatttttttttaaagtatataGAAGAAGAAAATAGCAGCAGGAATATCCTGTTTAAACGCTTTACCAAGGAGttgttttcatacattttcGCTTTACTTCGTACATTTCCGTATCTTTCCGTACAATCAtgtgatctgattggctgccgCAGCAAAAGGCAGGGTTTTCAAACACGGAAGTGACAGCTCGGTGATAGTAACGGTTGTGGTGTAAAGACTTAAAAGCTGTATTTGTTTTAATACATTGACGAAATGTAGCCAGAACTACCGGGTTGGCTTGGCCTCCTCTCAGCTATGTTTGTCTTCATCTTATCGGTCACACCCTCTCACGGACTTTATTGTTTACTTTAGGAAAAACTGATGAGAGTGTTTCTAAAGTTGAGATGGATGAAGCACCGTCTTTTTATTCGTTTCTCATAGCTCTCTTTCTTCTGAGTTTTCATGTAGTTTCAGCTGCGAAGCAGCCCAACATTGTGTTCATATTGGCGGATGATTTAGGTTATCATGATGTCGGGTACCACGGCTCTGAGATTAATACACCAAACCTGGACAAACTGTCAGCCGGAGGAGTCCGCCTGGAGAACTACTATGTCCAGCCTCTCTGTACTCCATCCAGGAACCAGCTCATGACGGGCAGGTACCAGGTCAGATATCTACTGTATCCTTCCGCCACGTACATTTACTTCACTACAGTGCTTAGCAAAGGTGGAAAGAGCACAGGAATATTGTACTAAATTAAAAGTACAGATATTTTGAAGGAACCTGACTCAATTATAAGGAAAAGTACCAGTCAGTCTATTTAAGTGGTAGCCTATAAAAGTGCTTTCTTTGAAATTTACTCACAGCAAGAAGCAGGCTGCTACACAGGGTAGGATGGCAGAGGgtaaacaaagagacaagagGATGTGAAACTCAAACTAGGTTGTTTGAATTAGCTTATATGAAACACAATGTATGCAAGGTACAGTTTCCCTTGTACCTCAGTGCTTCATTTAGTAGAAGTCCTTCCATCTGCTGAACGTTGCCCACATCTTCAGTCCATCTTCTCAAATCCGGGCAAGTTGTTACTTCACATTACCCAGACCTGTAGAGACAAATGAACACAACAAAACACTAATAATATaactgaaaaaaggttaaatgtggGTCATTTTCCTTGCCTTATTACAGAGGCAAGAGTGATGGTGCCTGGCTTTATTTTTGACTACTATCTGGTATCATTTATACCACTCATTTGTAGGAAACTTTGGAGGAACAAAATCTATTTTTGGGTGGAAAATAGAACAAGGCATAGACAGCTTTCCTTCCAGGTTGTTAACTCTTAAACCTTTGCAGAACCACCTAAATAAGTTATGTTCCTTCTCTATTTTTTACTGTTCCTCGTAATCATTTACATTTATCTCCTAAAGATTTATGTCGTGTATTCTCATCCTTGACAGATCCACACTGGCATGCAGCACCAGATCATCTGGCCCTGTCAGCCATACTGTGTCCCTCTGGATGAGAAACTCCTGCCTCAGCTGTTGAAGGAGGCGGGCTACTCAACACACATGGTGGGCAAGTGGCATTTGGGCATGTACAAGAAAGACTGCCTGCCAACGCGGAGGGGCTTTGACACTTTCTTTGGTACATTTCTTTaatgataaatcatttaaaatagcTGTAATGTGTCCAAGAATGCTGTTTATGTATATAACCACTGAACAGTCACTGAGTGACTCTCTCAGAGAGAATGCCCTCTCTCTTTTGCACCTGGCTGCTTTGGGTTAAGATGTGGCTTAAGCTCCAGCACTTTTTGATGCTATCAAACAATAAATTAACAGAGCTTTGAACATTTTAAGtgtttgatttagaaaaataagaatgctttaatattttgacaaccttaaaGCTCCTGATGAAACTTTAAACTGGTTATAAAATCATCTGGAATTGAAACTGATGCGTCtttatgaactaaaaaaaagtaaacaagtCTATCAGCAATGGCTGgctttttatatattatttttaatactaaatTTGTTGTTGCTGGGTAGGTGTCAGATTAGACGATCTACATCAGCAGACCTTTTTGATGTGTCCTGTTACAATTATCCACAATAAGtgaaaaatgtgactattaaaagaaatcaggatgggattttttgttcaaaaacCCCTTACACAGGTCCACGACAAGGACAGCAAAGAAAAATCATGATGTCCACAGGGGGTGCCAGAATCTATACAAAACCAAAAGTTCCCTCACAGGAGCTCTAATGGCTTCTCCTCTCTTTGGACTGCAGGATACCTGCTGGGCAGTGAGGATTACTTCTCTCATACCCGTTGTGTTGACATCCCAACTCAGAATCAGAATGAGCACCGTTGTGCGTTTGACCTGCGCGATGGTGAAGAGGTCGCTACAGGATATGAAGGAGTTTATTCTACTGAGCTGTTCAGCAAGAAGGCTGCTGATATTATCGAAAAACAAGACTCAGACAAGGTGAGAGgaacatgcacacacagtgtCAGTTTTAGTATTGTGAAACAGAGACAAAAgcagaaactttaaaaagaggACCTTTTCTTATCATTGTCGGACATCCTCACTGTGTCACTGGAAACAAGACCAATTCTGGctgctttttttaacatttatgaatAATCTAGTTACATTTATACAATTCACACCTGGTCTGGAGTGGGCCTAGAAAATATCcattaagataagataagatattcctttattagtcccacaaggggaagtTCCAAATTTACTGCAGCACTTGAAGGGTTATGTTGGCCTAGCTCGTCAACCTactcctttttgtcttttatgataaaaaatagcatttttttgcaatccagaatagattattttaatgttcttctttaaactttCAGCCATTCTTCCTCTACTTGGCGTTCCAAGCAGTCCATGACCCCCTGCAGGTGCCTAACCGCTACCTGGAACCCTACAGCTTTATCCATAAACACAACCGAAAGCTTTATGCTGGGATGTTGTCGGCCATGGATGAGGCAGTGGGCAACGTCACTCAGGTTCTGATGAGGGAGGGACTCTGGGACAACACCATCCTGGTGTTTTCAACAGGTTTGTTTGATTAATTAACTAGACTGTCCTTATCTTTAAACTGCTCTAAGTAAAGTGTTGCACAATTCTACACTG encodes the following:
- the arsb gene encoding arylsulfatase B, translating into MDEAPSFYSFLIALFLLSFHVVSAAKQPNIVFILADDLGYHDVGYHGSEINTPNLDKLSAGGVRLENYYVQPLCTPSRNQLMTGRYQIHTGMQHQIIWPCQPYCVPLDEKLLPQLLKEAGYSTHMVGKWHLGMYKKDCLPTRRGFDTFFGYLLGSEDYFSHTRCVDIPTQNQNEHRCAFDLRDGEEVATGYEGVYSTELFSKKAADIIEKQDSDKPFFLYLAFQAVHDPLQVPNRYLEPYSFIHKHNRKLYAGMLSAMDEAVGNVTQVLMREGLWDNTILVFSTDNGGQTLAGGSNWPLRGRKWSLWEGGIRGVGFVAGPLLEQPGSVNQELIHISDWLPTLVNVAGGRISGTKPLDGFNVWNAISKGEASPRQELLHNIDPLYVDIAPCPGRQRLCPSVQQSWSNVGFNFSIHAAIRYMNWKLLTGYPGCDVWFPHPNESSVSWDTSSDEPLKPVMLFDIEQDPEERNDVSEKHADIVEGLLSRLSYYLSTAVPINYPKPDPRCDPGPQGAWGPWA